From the genome of Torulaspora globosa chromosome 2, complete sequence, one region includes:
- the PIK1 gene encoding 1-phosphatidylinositol 4-kinase (ancestral locus Anc_1.85): protein MSKETSPKGNDLKDSITNGKNEVLLKYINSSHLSVYNCIELLCKHADNIGIHYYLCQKLLTFPHAELQFYIPQLVQVLLTVETESMALEELILELKNENPHFALLTFWQLQALLVDLSTDPESYGFQVARRVLNNLQSTLFNTGKPSDEMKDVKMHENVAPGLVLCSMVISSIGLPQLGQMAKPLVQSQGRRQKAFVFKLAKNAIRDLRKNITLKNTLLNTRRMSKNSKNSDAPVSPVDIVDPVKTKEDALFRKPRKAETNLDFDIVDDVGEQLFQDRISNSIKMPKRRTKFLDDSYVHRTYDANSLSSSPTKSMNSMGLGPSISSTNLEDGIGLPDKFTSSMPDLHFNQPDKSRTSLSSVDSASNFAPSSSQLVPPNQDYRNFAEIGLEPKGQEIDPSQLSTTAKIKMLKANYFRCETQFAVALETISRRLTQVPTEARFSALRAELSLLNRDLPAEVDIPTLLPPNKKGKLHKLVLITANEAQVLNSAEKVPYLLLIEYLRDEFDFDPSSEENEEILRRKPNAGSLMFDLNDISRPNNRQGDSHQSWNAELQMASELIQGTERVVSGVSLAGSTRSTHSDRSTVVGKEMDLGDLSMIRVKNQTDAEAYRETLVLQNATKVPIIPTDSDHRAPELSFVSNLEDAVIAGKSGTRNFRDRTVELADEMRISALMLAQLDKSPQGQSETSNQIRAKIIASMKEVQDKFGYRDLEAIHGSAGERKLENDLKTGGIDTSYLGEDWASKKERIRKTSEYGHLENWDLCSVIAKSGDDLRQEAFACQLIQAMAQIWIKEKVDVWIKKMKILITSANTGLVETITNAISVHSIKKSLTKKMIEDGDLDEKGGIASLKDHFVRAFGDPQGFKYRRAQDNFACSLAAYSIIGYILQIKDRHNGNIMIDNEGHVVHIDFGFMLSNSPGSVGFEAAPFKLTYEYIELLGGIEGEPFKKFVRLLKDAFMALRRHSEQLISMCEVMQKDNLQPCFNAGENTSVQLKQRFHLELSDAECDDFVENYLVNKSLGSIYTRLYDQFQLITQGIYS, encoded by the coding sequence ATGAGCAAAGAAACGTCACCAAAAGGTAACGATCTAAAGGATTCGATAACGAATGGCAAAAATGAAGTTCTCCTGAAATACATCAATTCATCACATCTCTCCGTTTACAATTGCATCGAGCTATTGTGCAAGCATGCTGACAATATCGGAATTCATTACTATTTATGTCAGAAGCTACTGACATTCCCTCACGCTGAGCTACAATTCTACATTCCTCAATTAGTTCAAGTGCTATTGACTGTGGAGACGGAGTCAATGgctttggaagaactgatattggagctgaagaatgagaATCCACATTTTGCACTTTTAACATTTTGGCAATTGCAGGCTTTACTAGTAGATCTATCTACGGACCCGGAATCTTACGGTTTCCAGGTCGCTAGAAGGGTACTGAATAATCTTCAGTCAACTCTGTTTAACACTGGAAAACCCAGTGACGAAATGAAGGATGTTAAAATGCATGAAAACGTAGCACCTGGGCTGGTCCTGTGCTCGATGGtgatatcttcaattggGCTGCCACAACTTGGCCAAATGGCAAAGCCGCTCGTACAGTCCCAGGGTCGTCGACAGAAGGCTTTTGTTTTCAAGTTGGCCAAAAATGCGATAAGGGACTTGAGGAAAAACATCACATTGAAGAACACTCTTTTAAATACACGGAGAATGTCAAAGAATTCGAAAAATAGTGATGCGCCTGTATCTCCGGTCGATATCGTGGATCCAGTGAAAACGAAGGAAGATGCGTTGTTCCGAAAACCAAGGAAAGCAGAAACCAATCTGGACTTCGACATTGTCGATGATGTAGGTGAACAGTTGTTCCAAGATAGAATATCAAATTCTATTAAGATGCCAAAAAGGCGTACTAAGTTTCTGGATGACTCTTACGTGCACAGAACTTATGATGCAAATTCGCTGTCTTCCTCTCCCACAAAAAGTATGAACTCGATGGGTTTAGGGCCTTCAATCTCGAGCACTAATTTGGAGGATGGTATCGGACTGCCTGACAAGTTTACAAGCTCAATGCCAGATTTGCACTTTAATCAACCAGATAAATCACGCACATCACTTTCGTCGGTAGATAGTGCATCCAATTTTGCTCCATCGTCTTCGCAGCTAGTGCCGCCAAATCAGGACTATCGAAACTTTGCCGAAATTGGATTGGAGCCAAAGGGTCAGGAAATTGATCCTTCGCAGCTGAGTACGACCGCTAAGATAAAAATGCTGAAGGCAAACTATTTTCGCTGTGAGACTCAATTTGCTGTCGCGTTAGAAACCATCTCACGAAGACTCACTCAGGTTCCAACGGAGGCGCGTTTCAGTGCACTGCGAGCAGAACTTTCTTTACTTAACAGGGACCTGCCTGCGGAGGTGGATATTCCAACACTACTACCGCCGAATAAAAAGGGGAAGCTGCATAAGTTGGTTCTTATAACAGCTAACGAAGCTCAGGTGTTAAATTCTGCAGAGAAGGTGCCATATCTATTGTTGATTGAGTATTTACGTGATGAGTTTGATTTCGATCCATCAAGTGAGGAAAACGAGGAGATTTTGAGACGAAAACCGAACGCTGGCAGTCTAATGTTTGACCTAAACGACATAAGTCGGCCTAATAATAGACAAGGCGATAGCCACCAATCTTGGAATGCAGAATTACAGATGGCAAGTGAACTAATTCAAGGTACGGAAAGAGTTGTCTCGGGGGTATCCCTTGCTGGATCAACGCGATCAACCCATTCTGATCGTTCTACTGTTGTTGGAAAGGAAATGGACTTAGGGGACTTGTCAATGATCAGAGTTAAAAATCAGACGGATGCCGAAGCCTATCGGGAGACGCTTGTTTTACAGAATGCAACAAAGGTACCTATAATTCCAACCGATTCGGACCATCGTGCTCCAGAGCTGAGCTTCGTATCCAATCTGGAAGATGCAGTCATAGCGGGAAAATCTGGCACCCGTAACTTTCGCGATAGAACTGTGGAATTAGCTGATGAAATGCGTATATCGGCACTGATGCTAGCTCAGTTGGATAAATCACCACAGGGACAGTCTGAGACGTCAAATCAAATACGTGCCAAAATCATTGCCTCTATGAAAGAGGTGCAAGACAAGTTTGGCTATCGCGATTTAGAAGCTATCCACGGCTCAGCGGGTGAGCGCAAACTTGAGAACGATTTAAAAACTGGTGGTATTGATACTTCTTATTTGGGAGAAGACTGGGCAAGCAAAAAGGAGAGAATACGTAAGACTTCCGAATATGGTCACTTGGAGAACTGGGACCTATGTTCAGTTATAGCAAAATCGGGAGACGATTTGAGACAGGAAGCGTTTGCCTGTCAATTGATTCAAGCCATGGCTCAGATATGGATAAAGGAGAAGGTGGATGTGTGGAtaaagaagatgaaaattttgataaCAAGTGCAAATACCGGACTTGTGGAGACCATTACGAATGCTATCTCTGTTCATAGTATTAAGAAATCTCTaacaaagaaaatgatCGAGGATGGAGACCTAGATGAAAAGGGAGGAATCGCAAGCCTGAAAGACCACTTCGTGAGAGCCTTCGGTGATCCTCAGGGCTTCAAATACAGGCGAGCCCAGGATAATTTTGCATGCTCACTTGCGGCCTATTCAATCATTGGTTACATTTTACAAATCAAGGACAGACACAACGGGAATATCATGATCGATAACGAAGGTCATGTGGTGCATATCGACTTTGGTTTCATGCTCTCGAACTCACCCGGTTCGGTGGGCTTCGAAGCTGCTCCATTCAAGCTGACTTACGAATACATTGAGCTGCTTGGCGGCATAGAAGGCGAACctttcaaaaaattcgTTCGTTTATTGAAAGACGCTTTTATGGCCTTGAGAAGGCACTCAgagcagctcatctccATGTGTGAAGTTATGCAGAAAGACAATTTGCAACCTTGCTTCAACGCTGGCGAAAATACAAGCGTTCAGCTCAAGCAGAGGTTCCATCTCGAGCTTTCGGATGCGGAGTGTGATGATTTTGTCGAGAACTATTTGGTCAACAAATCACTTGGCAGTATATACACAAGGCTCTACGACCAATTCCAGCTCATAACGCAGGGCATATATAGTTGA
- the TAM41 gene encoding putative phosphatidate cytidylyltransferase (ancestral locus Anc_1.86): MLQVRNSNARLIAARGLRLATGPRLSARHQSSLTKKDHEAYAEEKNILMRGAIAENSESSKTSKQMLDDDLSLLERGIKRSDEMTSKFTDYLYKFHRLPADYGSNQLLTVVAELQQELQGILTSFKAPVKYAFGYGSGVFQQNGYHKEDTKPQIDLIFGVDHPAHFHSLNMRQNPHHYSSLRYFGSTFVSKFQEIGAGVYFNPFAEINGHQVKYGVISMENLLKDLATWNTFYIAGRMQKPVKILKNDLRAQYWNQLNLKAAATIAKHMTLKKNNGKFDELQFYKEIAGLSYLGDIRYDLGGEHPNKVNNIVSKNFENFQHYYKPIYKDVVLNNSHYLPQGFTPENAGNLLQSRIAKSSVTQTLKGIFTAGVTKSVKYAWAKKSKTFRN, translated from the coding sequence ATGCTGCAAGTAAGAAATTCTAACGCCAGGCTGATTGCAGCCAGGGGGCTGAGGTTAGCGACAGGCCCTAGATTGTCAGCAAGACATCAGAGCTCcttgaccaagaaagacCATGAAGCATACGCCGAGGAAAAGAACATACTGATGCGTGGTGCCATTGCTGAAAATTCTGAATCATCAAAAACCTCTAAACAGATGCTAGATGATGATTTAAGCTTGCTGGAAAGGGGTATTAAGAGATCTGACGAGATGACTTCTAAATTTACCGATTATCTGTATAAGTTTCACAGGCTCCCTGCTGATTACGGATCAAATCAGCTACTCACGGTTGTTGCAGAGCTTCAACAGGAACTACAAGGCATATTGACGTCGTTTAAGGCGCCTGTAAAGTATGCTTTTGGTTACGGTTCTGGGGTTTTCCAACAGAATGGCTATCATAAAGAGGATACGAAGCCACAAATCGATCTTATCTTTGGTGTGGATCATCCTGCCCATTTCCACTCACTGAACATGAGACAAAACCCTCATCACTACTCGAGCTTACGCTATTTTGGGTCAACCTTCGTTTCCAAGTTCCAGGAGATTGGTGCAGGAGTTTACTTTAATCCTTTCGCAGAAATAAACGGCCATCAAGTTAAATATGGCGTTATTTCTATGGAGAaccttttgaaagatttaGCCACTTGGAATACGTTCTACATCGCAGGCAGAATGCAGAAACCGGTTAAAATACTGAAAAATGACTTGAGAGCACAATATTGGAACCAGCTGAATCTGAAAGCGGCTGCTACGATAGCCAAACAtatgactttgaagaagaataatgGAAAGTTTGACGAACTTCAATTTTACAAGGAAATCGCAGGTTTGAGCTATCTGGGAGACATAAGATACGATCTCGGTGGTGAGCATCCCAATAAAGTCAACAACATTGTTTCAAAAAATTTCGAAAACTTCCAGCATTACTATAAACCCATCTACAAGGATGTTGTCCTGAACAATTCCCACTACTTGCCGCAAGGTTTCACACCAGAGAACGCCGGAAATCTTCTGCAGAGCAGAATAGCTAAATCTAGTGTCACTCAAACCTTGAAAGGCATTTTTACGGCAGGCGTCACTAAGTCAGTGAAATATGCATGGGCTAAGAAGTCGAAGACATTTAGAAACTAG
- the IST1 gene encoding Ist1p (ancestral locus Anc_1.87) — MCIQRLRFAQEKQQALAKQDRRDVAKLLADGKEQKAHYRVESLINDDIHNELLELLELYCELLHARVSILVSIQDEEILISEHMNDGINEAVRSIVYATVHCPEVKELTQMKELLALKFGQEFLSLIVEDRVGVPEKVLRKCSPTLPSQDLVTLYLKEIARTYAVTFSELEQEETEEESSDGGSKAVDSGKAGKEDEKKPIVAVDNDERFTEDAEHPISVRKPKKNSETVENDLKIPKAIKKDVKIIRKKPEEDNLDELRKRFAALRR; from the coding sequence ATGTGCATCCAAAGGTTAAGGTTTGCTCAGGAAAAGCAACAAGCTCTTGCCAAGCAAGATCGTAGAGATGTTGCCAAGTTGCTGGCAGATGGGAAGGAGCAAAAAGCTCACTATCGAGTGGAGAGTTTGATCAACGACGATATACACAATGAGTTACTTGAGCTGCTAGAATTGTACTGTGAGCTGTTACACGCTAGAGTGAGCATACTGGTGAGCatccaagatgaagagattttgATCTCTGAGCATATGAATGACGGTATCAACGAGGCAGTAAGATCGATTGTGTACGCGACAGTCCACTGTCCGGAGGTTAAAGAGTTGACTCAAATGAAGGAGCTTTTGGCTCTTAAGTTTGGACAGGAATTTTTGAGTCTCATAGTGGAGGATCGTGTTGGTGTCCCAGAAAAGGTCTTGAGGAAGTGCTCGCCAACCCTACCGAGTCAAGATCTAGTGACTTTGTATCTGAAAGAAATCGCTCGCACTTATGCCGTCACCTTTAGTGAACTAGAGCAGGAGGAAACGGAGGAGGAATCAAGCGACGGTGGAAGCAAAGCAGTAGATAGCGGCAAAGCTGGGAAAGAAGACGAGAAGAAGCCGATCGTTGCGGTCGACAACGATGAAAGGTTCACAGAGGATGCGGAGCACCCAATATCTGTAAGGAAGCCCAAGAAGAATAGCGAAACAGTTGAAAACGATCTCAAAATACCCAAGGCTATCAAGAAAGACGTGAAAATCATTCGCAAGAagccagaagaagataatCTGGATGAACTTAGAAAGAGGTTTGCCGCGCTGCGCAGATGA
- the TFC4 gene encoding transcription factor TFIIIC subunit TFC4 (ancestral locus Anc_1.88): MASERQEEGLNAAGGLDEPRSDQEVEDVEDENIYNVDELKMLIGSDESEREVSGNDSEEAISENEDYASEADSLLAEFSDYGEMSEDDEQDFMDAIREANNFKVRRRRKDKDGKSSRGPAARVLDPEVSLLLSQANEAFVRNDLAVAERLYNEVIKKDARNFAAYETLGEIYQLEGRLNDCCNSWFLAAHLNSSDWSFWKIVAILSADLGHIRQAIYCYSRVINMNHEEWECVYRRSLLYKEVGQIGRALEGFQKLHVRNPLDGSILRELAVLYVEYNRINDAIDIYMKIFEKNVERREAIVAASENALDSSEEESQEDEKEEQASPDAVEDEGLSEEMKLYPNVNWKKIRSKYKCIIFDWSSLNILAELFLKLTGGEASGIKAIKRCARWIENRENQVFWNEVNDDSEFDNRRFKNSKFDSLKESEKRKSYDLPIDIRIRLGLLRLQNDNVVEALNHFQFLYDENFSDISDLYFEVALALQKAEKYKEAIDFFTPLLAVEEYCTLELFKPLAKCYKEIEDYAMAEKYYSKIIELEPDDLDNKLVLAEINYHLGNTEVFSKLLAEAINLRKSQANQGLLHDENKERSSEPRDTSGKPLLEDSLFRRSGPRKKRTPQDAERERQEREKRITAKVLDKYSKLAIYKSGMHHGDKSQRFLWIDTASDLVDVFSSVKNFFVKSKSKKFVGIFRKTRKFNKVIDYKIERLSKLSEGDNLLNGLPLMEERVTLTSATELRGLTYDQWFELFMELALNLARYQNVEDGLSVIETAQDVNVFFQDPERAKIMKFVKLAIALRTKDDEALIENLRNLLNQFQFNRKVLQLFLFSLIRGQKSLDILSSTVHQKFFLRQLKAFDSIRYGKSVSGQASVTNKIVSNPEKRNSPYLYYIYAVLLYSSRGFLSALQYLVRLEQDIPDDPMVNLLMGLSHLHRSMQRLTASRHFQILHGLRYMYRYYDIRSSSYSILEKQEADYNMGRAFHLLGLVSIAVQYYDKVLNDYDDDKLKKHAAYNCMIIYQESGNTRLANHVMEKYLSI, encoded by the coding sequence ATGGCTTCTGAGAGGCAGGAAGAGGGCTTGAATGCTGCAGGTGGCTTAGATGAGCCCAGGTCTGACCAGGAGGTGGAGGATGTAGAAGATGAGAACATTTACAATGTGGATGAGCTTAAGATGCTGATaggaagcgatgagagTGAGCGAGAAGTCAGTGGCAACGACTCGGAGGAAGCAATCTCGGAAAACGAAGATTATGCAAGCGAGGCGGATTCTTTACTGGCGGAATTCTCCGACTATGGGGAAATGtctgaagacgatgagcAGGACTTTATGGATGCGATAAGAGAGGCTAAcaatttcaaagtcaggagaaggaggaaggaTAAGGATGGGAAATCGTCAAGAGGCCCTGCAGCGCGGGTTTTGGATCCGGAGGTGTCTTTGTTGCTGTCACAGGCCAACGAAGCGTTTGTGAGAAACGATCTAGCAGTTGCGGAGAGGCTGTATAACGAGGttatcaagaaggatgcGCGGAACTTTGCGGCGTATGAGACTTTGGGTGAGATTTATCAATTGGAGGGACGGCTGAACGATTGTTGCAATTCGTGGTTCTTGGCGGCGCACTTGAACTCGTCAGACTGGTCGTTTTGGAAGATCGTGGCGATTCTTTCTGCCGACTTGGGTCACATTAGACAGGCGATTTATTGTTATTCCAGGGTGATAAACATGAACCACGAGGAGTGGGAATGTGTGTATCGCAGATCTTTGCTCTACAAGGAGGTAGGTCAGATCGGCAGGGCGCTGGAAGGCTTCCAAAAACTGCATGTGCGCAACCCGCTGGATGGGAGTATTCTGCGAGAACTGGCTGTCCTGTATGTGGAGTATAACCGCATCAACGACGCTATTGACATTTACAtgaagatcttcgagaagaacgTCGAACGCAGAGAGGCGATAGTGGCTGCCTCTGAAAATGCACTTGACTCCTCGGAAGAGGAAAGCcaagaggatgaaaaagaGGAGCAAGCATCACCGGATGCTGTAGAAGATGAGGGCTTGTCAGAGGAGATGAAACTCTATCCAAACGTCAACTGGAAGAAAATACGATCAAAATACAAGTGTATCATATTTGATTGGTCGTCGTTGAACATCTTGGCAGAGCTGTTTCTAAAGCTCACCGGCGGTGAGGCATCCGGGATCAAAGCAATAAAGAGATGTGCAAGATGGATTGAAAACCGTGAAAATCAAGTCTTTTGGAATGAGGTCAATGATGACTCGGAATTTGACAATagaagattcaagaacAGTAAATTCGACTCTCTAAAGGAAAGcgagaagaggaagagttATGATCTTCCAATTGATATCAGAATACGGCTCGGTCTTTTAAGATTACAGAATGACAACGTGGTAGAAGCTTTGAATCACTTTCAGTTTCTGTATGACGAGAATTTTTCAGATATCTCGGATCTTTATTTCGAAGTGGCATTAGCTTTGCAGAAAGCGGAGAAGTATAAGGAGGCCATTGATTTTTTTACCCCGTTGTTGGCAGTAGAGGAATATTGCACTCTGGAGCTTTTCAAACCACTCGCCAAATGCTATAAGGAAATTGAAGATTACGCCATGGCTGAAAAATACTACTCAAAAATTATTGAATTAGAACCTGACGATCTGGACAATAAACTTGTACTCGCGGAGATCAACTACCACTTGGGAAATACGGAAGTATTCAGCAAACTACTTGCTGAAGCTATTAATCTGCGCAAGAGTCAAGCCAACCAGGGTTTACTACACGatgaaaacaaagaaaggTCCTCTGAGCCAAGGGATACGTCAGGGAAACCACTACTAGAGGATAGCTTATTCAGAAGATCTGGCCCCAGAAAGAAAAGGACACCCCAAGACGCTGAAAGGGAAAGACAGGAACGTGAAAAAAGAATTACCGCCAAGGTCCTCGATAAGTATAGTAAACTAGCCATTTACAAGTCTGGAATGCACCATGGAGACAAGAGCCAAAGATTCCTATGGATAGATACAGCATCTGATTTGGTTGATGTATTCTCAAGCGTGAAGAACTTTTTTGTCAAGAGtaaatcgaagaaatttGTTGGTATATTTCGAAAAACCAGAAAGTTCAATAAAGTGATAGACTATAAGATTGAGAGGTTATCCAAATTATCTGAGGGTGATAATCTCTTGAATGGGTTACCACTGATGGAGGAGAGAGTCACTCTCACGTCAGCCACCGAATTGAGAGGATTAACCTACGACCAATGGTTCGAACTATTCATGGAGCTTGCTCTAAATCTTGCTCGATATCAAAATGTGGAGGATGGACTGAGTGTGATAGAGACCGCTCAGGATGTTAATGTTTTCTTCCAGGACCCAGAAAGAGCGAAAATAATGAAATTCGTTAAGCTGGCCATTGCGTTGCGAACCAAAGATGACGAGGCTCTCATTGAAAATCTCAGAAATTTACTGAATCAATTCCAGTTTAATCGGAAAGTCCTACAACttttcttgttctcgcTAATTCGGGGTCAAAAGTCGCTGGACATACTGAGCTCTACTGTTCACCAGAAATTCTTCCTGCGACAGCTGAAGGCTTTCGATAGCATCCGGTATGGCAAAAGCGTTAGCGGGCAGGCTTCCGTCACCAATAAGATCGTATCGAACCCCGAAAAGCGAAACTCCCCCTACTTGTACTACATTTATGCTGTGTTATTATATTCAAGTCGAGGGTTCCTGTCGGCCTTACAATATCTGGTCAGACTGGAGCAAGATATTCCGGATGATCCCATGGTCAACCTGCTGATGGGTCTCTCTCACCTGCACCGGTCCATGCAAAGACTAACTGCTAGCAGACATTTCCAGATTCTCCACGGCTTAAGGTATATGTACCGCTACTACGATATCAGGTCGTCCTCTTACAGCATCTTAGAGAAACAGGAGGCTGATTACAACATGGGGCGCGCTTTCCACTTACTTGGGCTAGTGTCAATTGCAGTTCAGTATTACGACAAAGTGTTGAACGACTATGACGATGAtaagctgaagaaacatgCAGCATACAACTGTATGATAATATATCAGGAAAGTGGGAATACTAGACTCGCAAACCATGTCATGGAGAAGTATCTAAGTATATAG
- the UFD1 gene encoding polyubiquitin-binding protein UFD1 (ancestral locus Anc_1.89) yields MFSGFGAFGSGYVNLPQKFEDFFRCYPVAMMNDRIRKGDANFGGKIFLPPSALSKLTMLNIRYPMLFELTANENGRVTHCGVLEFIAEEGRAYLPQWMLETLKVQPGSLLKIGSTDVPLGKFVKLEPQSVDFLDISDPKAVLENVLRKFSTLTVDDIIEINYNDRSYRIKILEVKPESASKSICVIETDLVTDFAPPVGYVEPDYQALQQKQLEERQMLKKSGKFDVSAHQNGSMAKRIDYASKLKESKLGKSKFTGEGQKLSGKTGSKETSAVSLSEINISLEGEPAKLSLPDGQLFFGFPIVLPRSAADGESPSSENVFRGEGQSLRKSNKRKGKSDHSSAKSKTPRSPDVIEID; encoded by the coding sequence ATGTTTTCCGGGTTTGGTGCGTTTGGCAGTGGGTATGTGAACTTGCCACAGAAATTTGAGGACTTCTTTAGATGCTATCCTGTGGCAATGATGAATGATAGGATCAGGAAGGGCGACGCTAACTTTGGAGGAAAGATTTTCTTGCCACCAAGTGCATTAAGCAAATTGACGATGCTGAACATTCGTTATCCGATGCTGTTCGAGCTGACAGCGAACGAAAATGGACGAGTTACGCATTGCGGTGTGCTGGAATTCATTGCAGAGGAGGGTAGGGCGTATCTGCCACAGTGGATGCTGGAGACTTTAAAAGTGCAGCCCGGATCGCTGCTGAAGATTGGATCTACTGATGTGCCGCTGGGGAAATTCGTGAAACTGGAGCCGCAATCGGTGGACTTTCTGGACATCAGCGATCCCAAAGCTGTACTGGAAAACGTACTTCGAAAGTTTTCCACACTCACGGTAGATGATATCATCGAGATCAATTATAATGACAGGAGTTATAGGATCAAGATCCTCGAGGTGAAACCGGAGTCCGCTTCCAAAAGCATTTGTGTGATTGAGACGGACCTGGTTACAGATTTTGCGCCTCCAGTCGGATACGTGGAACCTGACTACCAGGCACTGCAGCAAAAGCAGTTGGAAGAGCGGCAGATGCTTAAGAAGAGTGGTAAATTTGACGTGTCGGCTCACCAAAATGGATCTATGGCTAAAAGAATCGACTATGCGtccaaattgaaagagTCTAAACTGGGGAAGTCCAAGTTTACAGGTGAAGGACAGAAACTCTCTGGAAAGACAGGTAGTAAAGAGACTAGCGCAGTGAGCCTTTCTGAGATTAATATTTCGCTGGAGGGTGAGCCGGCTAAACTTAGCCTGCCGGATGGccagcttttctttggattCCCTATAGTACTCCCCCGGTCAGCAGCTGACGGAGAGAGCCCTTCGTCTGAGAATGTATTTAGAGGAGAGGGACAATCGCTGCGAAAGAGTAATAAGCGAAAAGGTAAATCTGACcattcttctgcaaagtCAAAAACGCCAAGAAGTCCGGACGTGATAGAAATCGATTGA